One part of the Desulfonema ishimotonii genome encodes these proteins:
- a CDS encoding RNA-guided endonuclease TnpB family protein, which translates to MICLRAYKYRIYPDREQRGKLAVQFGHARFVYNYALNARKEYYKKTGKGLSYSATAKMLPGMKKELEWLREADSQVLQQKLRDLDRAYVNFFQKRAAYPRFRSKHSRQSVRYPQRFRFIGNRIRLPKVGDVKIVLHRHMDGVAKNVTVSKIKSGKYFASVQCEIVIPVSDNGLPAVGVDLGIRHFAILSTGEKVAHPSYLRKSEKRLVRLQRWLSKKKKGSVNRLRMRLKIARLHEHIADQRKDFLDKLSHWLTTQFGAIGLESLNVSGMVRNHCLAKSVSDSGWGMFVRQCEYKAAVNGSSVHHADRFFPSSKMCNICGTVNSDLKLGDRIWTCENCGTEHDRDINAAVNLKNLCTVGATGFKACGESVSPDAFQAIRPFSVKQEAQRL; encoded by the coding sequence ATGATCTGTCTCAGGGCATATAAATACAGAATTTACCCGGACCGGGAACAGCGGGGAAAACTTGCTGTGCAGTTCGGCCATGCCAGGTTTGTATATAACTATGCTCTGAACGCCCGGAAAGAATATTACAAAAAGACCGGCAAGGGCCTTTCCTATTCTGCCACTGCGAAAATGCTCCCCGGTATGAAAAAGGAACTGGAATGGCTCCGGGAAGCGGATTCCCAGGTACTCCAACAGAAGCTCAGGGATCTTGACCGGGCATATGTGAATTTCTTTCAGAAGCGGGCAGCCTATCCGAGATTCAGATCCAAACACAGCAGACAGTCCGTCCGGTATCCTCAGCGGTTCAGGTTCATCGGAAACCGGATCAGACTCCCGAAGGTGGGGGATGTGAAAATCGTTCTCCACAGACACATGGATGGTGTCGCAAAAAACGTTACCGTTTCGAAAATCAAGAGCGGCAAATACTTTGCGTCTGTTCAATGTGAGATTGTGATTCCCGTATCCGATAACGGACTCCCGGCTGTCGGCGTCGATCTCGGTATCAGACATTTCGCGATCCTTTCCACGGGGGAAAAGGTCGCACACCCCTCTTACCTGCGGAAATCCGAAAAGAGACTCGTCCGGCTTCAGCGATGGCTTTCCAAAAAGAAAAAAGGAAGTGTCAACCGGTTGAGAATGCGATTGAAAATCGCCCGGCTGCATGAGCATATCGCAGATCAGCGAAAGGACTTTCTCGACAAGCTGAGCCACTGGCTGACCACACAGTTCGGCGCTATCGGCCTGGAATCCCTCAACGTCAGCGGCATGGTCAGAAATCACTGCCTGGCGAAATCTGTCAGCGACAGCGGCTGGGGTATGTTCGTAAGACAGTGCGAATACAAGGCTGCTGTCAACGGCTCGTCTGTTCATCATGCCGACCGGTTCTTCCCTTCAAGCAAAATGTGTAATATCTGCGGCACTGTGAATTCCGATCTGAAGCTCGGTGATCGTATCTGGACATGTGAAAACTGCGGAACGGAGCATGACCGGGATATCAACGCCGCTGTCAATCTTAAAAACCTCTGTACCGTCGGAGCGACGGGATTCAAAGCCTGCGGAGAAAGTGTAAGCCCTGATGCCTTTCAGGCCATCAGGCCGTTTTCTGTGAAACAGGAAGCCCAAAGGCTTTAG